A single Botrytis cinerea B05.10 chromosome 1, complete sequence DNA region contains:
- the Bchos2 gene encoding Bchos2, with the protein MSSIVQEWGVPLQEPNDTDNLRYLEEVKKEVIKNGIVRPTGYNVSFHMNPMIEKHHFGPKHPMKPWRLTLSKGLIMAYGMHVAMDTYVSRAATQDELEDFHTHDYLEYLKSAKVGPPDERIETPYNLGSFDCPVFDGLFNYCSMYSGASIDAARNLSNGTSDIAINWSGGLHHAKKTEASGFCYVNDIVLAILQLLRKVPRVLYIDIDVHHGDGVEEAFWSTGRVMTVSFHKWDPVNFFPGTGALDDTGPKNENNQGAHHAVNVPLNDGIDDEQYIRVFKQVIDKCVEKFRPSAIVLQCGADSLAGDRIGTFNVLVQGHGACVEHVKGYGIPLMLVGGGGYTPRNVARAWTNETSIAIGAKLNEELPMHTPYREHFRNQSLYPDLTELLSAKGSVPKGQTGARKNHNSEKKINDIVSSIHEQLRFVEHAPSVQSQDLPPDLGAWKQDVEDEIKEAKEQEESYRLQREEGLGILREYA; encoded by the coding sequence ATGAGCTCCATTGTTCAGGAATGGGGAGTTCCACTTCAAGAACCAAATGACACAGATAACCTAAGATACCTTGAGGAGGTCAAAAAGGAAGTTATAAAGAATGGAATTGTTCGGCCGACGGGATATAACGTTTCGTTTCATATGAACCCTATGATCGAAAAACATCATTTCGGACCAAAACATCCTATGAAACCGTGGCGTTTGACTCTATCAAAAGGGCTGATTATGGCATATGGTATGCACGTCGCTATGGATACTTATGTTTCACGTGCGGCAACCCAGGACGAATTGGAGGATTTCCATACTCACGATTATCtcgaatatttaaaaagtgCCAAGGTTGGTCCACCAGATGAACGTATAGAGACGCCATACAACCTTGGTAGTTTTGATTGTCCTGTTTTTGATGgactttttaattattgttCGATGTACTCGGGTGCATCGATTGATGCTGCTCGGAACCTTTCCAATGGAACATCAGATATTGCCATAAATTGGTCTGGAGGTTTACACCATGCCAAAAAGACTGAAGCTTCTGGGTTTTGTTATGTGAACGATATTGTACTTGCAATACTCCAACTTCTAAGGAAGGTTCCAAGAGttttatatatcgatataGATGTCCATCACGGTGATGGAGTAGAAGAAGCCTTTTGGTCAACAGGCCGAGTCATGACTGTTTCCTTCCACAAATGGGATCCCGTAAACTTCTTTCCTGGAACCGGCGCTTTAGACGATACCGGCCCGAAGAATGAAAACAATCAAGGTGCTCATCACGCTGTCAATGTCCCGTTGAACGATGGTATCGACGACGAGCAATATATTAGGGTATTCAAGCAAGTCATAGATAAATGTGTCGAAAAATTCCGTCCTAGTGCCATAGTCCTCCAGTGTGGAGCCGATTCATTAGCAGGTGATCGCATTGGAACATTCAATGTTCTTGTTCAGGGCCACGGCGCTTGTGTTGAGCATGTCAAAGGGTATGGAATACCTCTTATGCTTGTAGGAGGAGGCGGTTACACACCCCGAAATGTCGCACGTGCTTGGACAAACGAAACTAGTATTGCAATCGGTGCAAAACTAAACGAGGAACTCCCTATGCATACACCCTACCGCGAGCATTTCcgaaatcaatctttataCCCAGATCTGACTGAGTTGTTAAGTGCTAAGGGGTCAGTTCCCAAAGGTCAAACCGGAGCCAGAAAGAATCACAATtcagagaagaagatcaatgaCATTGTGTCCAGCATTCACGAACAGCTGCGCTTTGTAGAACACGCGCCAAGTGTACAAAGTCAAGATCTTCCACCCGATCTAGGAGCTTGGAAACAAGATGTCGAGGATGAGATTAAAGAGGCAAAGGAGCAAGAAGAGTCATATAGGCTACAGAGGGAAGAGGGTCTTGGTATTCTCCGAGAATATGCTTAG